In Candidatus Desulfofervidus auxilii, one genomic interval encodes:
- the aprA gene encoding adenylyl-sulfate reductase subunit alpha has product MADFEVVEVNTDLLIIGGGMAACGAAVEAKYWAGDDIKVTLVDKAALERSGAVAQGLSAINTYIGMSGRAAPAVGEESGQHTPEKFVHYVRQDLMGIVREDLVYDVARHVDSSVHLFEKWGLPIWKTEDGKYVREGTWQIMINGESYKCIVAEAAKNALGEENIIERVFVVKLLLDEKVPNRIAGAVGFSVRENKFYYFKAKAIICVCGGAVHIFRPRSTGEGYGRAWYPPWNAGSTYSMMLEVGAPMVNMECRFVPARYKDGYGPVGAWFLLFKAYATNAFDENYVQTRKPDLEKYAPYGTTKPVPTCLRNHAMMLDMFEGKFPIFMRTEAAMQKILSENPKRAKHLEAEAWEDFLDMTVSQAVLWAAENVEPEKVKSEIMPSEPYLMGSHSGANGAWCCGPDDLMPEEYKADFPGGYNRMTTVEGLFTAGDGVGASAHKFSSGSHAEGRLAAKAAIKYILDHKDFEPSPRGSVEELKAQVYKPLKTFEENKNYTSDPNVNPNYIRPKGFVFRLNKIMDEYAGGIGWQYTTSEPALLRGLEKLQVLKEDADKLAAETLHELMRAWENYHRLLTAECHMRHLLYRKETRWPGYYYRSDYPDMDEQNWRKFVLSKLNPDTGEWEMFERPYVPLID; this is encoded by the coding sequence ATGGCAGATTTTGAAGTTGTTGAAGTCAATACTGATTTATTAATTATCGGTGGCGGGATGGCCGCCTGTGGGGCAGCAGTTGAGGCCAAATATTGGGCAGGAGACGATATTAAAGTAACTTTAGTGGACAAGGCAGCTTTGGAAAGAAGTGGAGCTGTGGCCCAGGGTCTTTCTGCTATCAATACCTATATTGGTATGAGTGGAAGAGCTGCCCCTGCAGTAGGTGAGGAAAGTGGTCAACACACCCCAGAGAAATTTGTCCATTATGTGAGACAGGATTTAATGGGAATTGTGAGGGAAGATTTAGTATATGATGTTGCTCGCCATGTAGATTCCTCTGTCCATCTGTTTGAAAAATGGGGGCTTCCTATTTGGAAAACTGAGGATGGTAAATATGTCCGTGAAGGTACTTGGCAGATTATGATTAATGGCGAATCTTATAAATGTATTGTCGCTGAAGCAGCCAAGAATGCCTTGGGTGAAGAAAATATCATAGAGCGTGTGTTTGTGGTCAAGCTATTATTAGACGAAAAGGTTCCAAACAGAATTGCAGGTGCAGTGGGTTTCAGTGTCAGGGAAAACAAGTTCTATTATTTTAAGGCCAAGGCCATTATTTGTGTTTGCGGCGGTGCTGTGCATATCTTCCGTCCACGGTCCACTGGTGAAGGTTATGGCCGTGCCTGGTATCCACCTTGGAATGCAGGTTCTACCTATTCTATGATGTTAGAAGTTGGTGCACCTATGGTGAATATGGAGTGTCGTTTTGTGCCTGCGCGTTATAAAGATGGTTATGGCCCTGTGGGAGCCTGGTTCTTACTGTTTAAGGCTTATGCCACCAATGCCTTTGATGAAAATTATGTCCAGACCAGAAAACCTGATTTGGAGAAATATGCTCCTTATGGTACTACTAAACCTGTTCCTACTTGTCTGCGTAACCATGCTATGATGTTGGATATGTTTGAGGGTAAGTTCCCCATTTTTATGAGAACAGAAGCAGCTATGCAGAAGATTTTGTCTGAGAATCCTAAACGGGCGAAACACTTAGAGGCAGAGGCTTGGGAAGATTTCTTAGACATGACAGTAAGTCAGGCAGTACTTTGGGCAGCTGAAAATGTAGAGCCTGAAAAGGTGAAATCCGAGATTATGCCTTCAGAGCCTTATCTCATGGGTTCTCACTCTGGTGCTAATGGTGCTTGGTGTTGTGGACCTGATGACCTTATGCCAGAAGAATACAAAGCCGATTTTCCTGGTGGCTACAATCGTATGACCACGGTTGAGGGTCTATTTACGGCTGGTGACGGTGTAGGTGCTTCTGCCCATAAGTTTTCTTCTGGGTCTCACGCTGAAGGCAGATTAGCGGCCAAAGCAGCTATAAAATACATTTTAGACCACAAGGATTTTGAGCCTAGCCCTCGCGGTAGTGTAGAGGAACTCAAGGCCCAAGTTTATAAGCCCCTTAAGACATTTGAAGAAAACAAAAATTATACTAGTGATCCTAATGTCAATCCCAATTATATTAGGCCAAAGGGGTTTGTCTTCCGTCTTAACAAGATCATGGACGAATATGCAGGTGGGATAGGCTGGCAATATACTACTAGCGAACCTGCCTTACTCCGTGGTTTGGAAAAACTCCAGGTGCTTAAAGAGGATGCAGATAAACTTGCTGCTGAAACCCTTCATGAACTTATGAGGGCATGGGAAAATTATCATCGTCTCCTTACTGCAGAATGTCATATGCGTCATCTGCTTTATCGTAAAGAGACTAGGTGGCCTGGTTATTATTATAGGTCTGATTATCCTGATATGGACGAACAGAATTGGCGGAAATTTGTGTTGTCTAAGTTAAATCCTGATACCGGTGAATGGGAAATGTTTGAAAGACCTTATGTTCCTCTCATTGATTAA
- the aprB gene encoding adenylyl-sulfate reductase subunit beta, which produces MPSFVIVEKCDGCQSAPRTACQYICPNDLMVLDREKMKAYNQEPEMCWECYSCVKICPQQAIEVRGYVDFVPLGATVFPMRGTDSIMWTVKFRNGLIKRFKFPIRTTPEGSIDVYAGFPPADRSKIGDNTLFSEPDTLDGLELATPKK; this is translated from the coding sequence ATGCCAAGTTTTGTTATTGTAGAAAAGTGTGATGGTTGTCAATCAGCTCCCAGAACTGCCTGTCAGTATATTTGCCCCAATGACTTGATGGTGTTAGATAGAGAGAAAATGAAGGCTTATAATCAAGAACCTGAAATGTGCTGGGAGTGTTACTCTTGTGTTAAGATTTGTCCCCAACAGGCTATTGAAGTAAGAGGTTATGTGGATTTTGTGCCTTTGGGAGCAACTGTATTTCCTATGCGGGGGACAGATTCTATCATGTGGACTGTTAAATTTAGAAATGGTTTAATTAAACGTTTCAAGTTCCCTATCCGGACCACTCCTGAGGGTTCTATTGATGTGTATGCAGGTTTTCCACCAGCAGATAGGTCTAAGATAGGTGATAATACTCTTTTTTCTGAGCCAGATACCTTAGATGGCCTGGAGTTGGCAACGCCTAAGAAGTAA
- the kdsB gene encoding 3-deoxy-manno-octulosonate cytidylyltransferase, producing MAITCPKCGRQYDVVLFDFQGYLCCECGYKITKKDLHHRYINPPNIYIIIPARYHSTRFPGKPLVKWKGKSLIQHVYDCTAKSSLPKEIIIATDDKRIAQNGKSFGAKIVMTSPDHPSGTDRLAEAANLLKLSPTDIIVNVQGDMAYFHPEIITQVAAPLLNNAFLPMTTLVQEITDPSEIHNPNCVKVVFSETGKALYFSRSPIPYDRDKIGTRYYKHIGVYAYRKIFLDKYIKLPTTPLEQAEKLEQLRVLECGYPIQVIVTKHQVIDINTPEDLEKLAYLE from the coding sequence ATGGCTATTACTTGCCCTAAATGTGGACGCCAATACGATGTAGTATTATTTGATTTTCAAGGATATTTATGCTGTGAATGTGGTTATAAAATTACCAAAAAAGATTTGCATCACCGTTATATTAATCCTCCAAATATCTATATAATTATTCCTGCTCGCTATCATAGCACTCGTTTTCCAGGTAAACCTTTAGTAAAATGGAAGGGAAAATCTTTGATTCAACATGTTTATGATTGTACTGCTAAATCTTCCCTACCTAAAGAAATTATAATAGCCACAGACGATAAACGCATTGCCCAGAATGGAAAAAGTTTTGGTGCTAAAATAGTGATGACCTCTCCTGACCATCCTTCTGGGACAGACCGTTTGGCAGAAGCTGCTAATTTATTAAAATTGTCACCAACAGATATTATTGTGAATGTTCAAGGAGATATGGCTTATTTCCATCCTGAAATTATCACACAGGTGGCTGCACCTTTATTAAACAATGCTTTTTTGCCTATGACTACTTTAGTTCAGGAAATTACGGACCCTTCTGAAATCCATAACCCAAATTGTGTGAAGGTAGTATTTTCTGAAACAGGAAAGGCCCTTTATTTTTCTCGCTCTCCCATTCCCTATGATAGAGACAAAATTGGTACTAGGTATTATAAACATATAGGTGTCTATGCCTACCGCAAGATATTTTTAGATAAATATATCAAATTACCAACCACTCCTTTGGAACAAGCTGAGAAACTGGAACAATTACGAGTTCTGGAATGTGGTTATCCTATCCAAGTAATCGTCACCAAACACCAAGTTATTGATATTAACACACCAGAAGATTTAGAAAAGCTGGCCTATCTAGAATAG